A segment of the Candidatus Marimicrobium litorale genome:
GATTATTAATGGAGCCATATCGGGTCGCGCAAGGCAGGAGAGGGTTGATGCATTTCAGAACAGTGCTTCTGGCTTTGATGTGATTATCGTCTCTCCTAAAGCTGGCGGTGTTGGGTTGACGCTTACCGCCGCTAATCATGTTCTTCATATGGAACGGTGGTGGAATCCCGCGGTCGAGGATCAATGTAACGACAGGGCATATAGAATAGGCCAGCGAAAAGACGTGCAAATTTATTGCCCAATTGCAGTCCATCCCCAATTCCAGGAAAGGTCCTTCGACGTGGTTCTAGACTCCATACTCGAGCACAAGCGTCAATTGGCTAACACGCTGTTGGTGCCTACGGAAATTTCCCCGTCCAGTGTTTTCGATGAGTGCCTGAAAACTAATACCCCGAAGAAAGATTTTTTGGAAAGGTCGGAACAGGGATTATATGAGCTTGAGACTGGAGAAGATTTTGAGGCTTATATAGCATCAATGCTGAGTCATCATGGCTTTCAAGCGAAGCTTACGCCGCGCTCGTGGGATAAAGGCTGTGATCTTGTTGCCATACGAGAAGATAAAAAATTGCTTATTCAATGTAAGCAGGTAAGGAGCGACTGCACTCTCAAAAACGGCGTTGAGGAGATTATCAATGCGGCCTCATACTACGGTGATGCTGATAGTCTAGTGTTAGTCACGAATGCGAAGAGAATCACTAAACCACAGCGTGAGCTTGCAGAAGAGAAATCAGTGATTTTATGCTTGGGTGATACCCTAAATGCTGCAGGTTCAGGGTTGGCTAGTCGGCTTTCTTGACAGCTGGCGTTTCGTACATCGCAAGGTGTATCTGCTTCGACGACACGAATAAGCGAGCTGTCTGTGACTGCTAGCATCAGCCGATGTATACTGTTAGCTAACTACCATCAAGTTCATGGAGCTACGCCAGCGTGTCGGATAAGGGACTCAAAATTTGTGCCCCTCGGAAACCGAAATCTGCCCTTAGCCAATGTCCGTTTTGAGGTGAAAGAGAGCGTAAGCCCATCTATCCTTCGGTTAACGCTATGGCCAAATCCAAACTAAACTCCGCGACAAAAAAAATAATCGACGTAACCGCGGCGGTAATCGTAAAAGACAGTAAGGTGCTGGCGGCCCGCAGGGCGCCAGGTAAGCATCTTGAGGGATACTGGGAGTTTCCAGGGGGTAAGCTCGAGGAGAATGAAACTCCCGAGCGCTGCCTAGAGCGAGAGCTTGTCGAAGAATTGAGTATCAGCTCCAGAGTAGGAGCCTATATTGGCGAGAGTGTTTACGACTATGGCGAAAAAGTCGTTCGCTTGTTGGGCTATGAGGTTGAGCATACTGCTGGTAAATTCGAGTTGGTGGATCATGATGAGATCCGCTGGCTGGAAATTGATCAGCTCGCTGATGTGAAATGGGCGCCGGCCGACATTCCCTTAGTAGAACAGTATGAAGCCCGGTCAAGAGTAGTTGGTTATTATTCAACCAACGCCATCGAGTACTGCGAAGAGACCAGTGAATTTGATGTAGGCGACCTATATAGGCCGTTTCTAGAATATCTTTCGCCTGGGGACCATATTCTTGACCTAGGGTGTGGATCGGGCAGAGACAGCAAAGCCTTCCGCGAGATGGGGTATGACGTCACATCGGTGGATGGAAGCGCGGAAGTTTCGGCTTGGGCGAGTGCATTTACAGGGTATCCTGTGGCGGTGAAATCGTTTCAACAACTTGATTACAAAATGGAGTTTGATGGGGTCTGGGCCTCTGCCAGCCTGTTGCACTGCCATGAAGACCAGCTGCGGGATGTGATCCAAAGGATACTTGATGGTTTGAAGCGCAAATCGGTCGCCTATATGTCATTTAAGTGGGGGAAATCACACTCGGTAGATGGCCGGGGACGGTATTTCACGAACCATACAGACCAATCACTTAGGCAACTCCTGGGAAATGTCTCGAATGCCGAAATTCTCGAAGTCTGGGATTCTGAAATGATATTGCGTGGCGAATCTCAAAAGTGGATCTACGCCATTATCCGCAGATGTGGAGATCAGGAGTGAGTCGATTCCCAGAGACAGCTCTCACGGTCGGTGGAGATAATCCGTTTCTGCCTAGTCTATTAGAGGCGATCAACCATGCTGATGATATAGCGATCGCAATAGCCTTCATTCGCATGACGGGTGTGCGCCTCATACAGACTGCGCTGGAAGATGCTCTCGAGCGAGGTGCTAGGGTCAGAATGTTGACCGGAGACTATTTAGGTGTCACAGATCCGCAGGCGTTGAGATATTTAATGCTACTCCAAGAACAGGGCGCTGATGTAAAGGTATTTGAGAGTCAGGGTAAGACTAGTTTTCATATGAAGGCATACCTATTTTCCCGCAGTGGAACGGGCAAAGGCATAGAAGGCTGTGCGTTTATTGGGTCCAGTAACCTCAGTCACTCTGCCTTGGTTAGTGGGCTTGAGTGGAACCTGAAGGTCGATCAAGCGGAGGATTATGATCGATTTGCTCGAATTCTGAGCGAATACGAAACGCTATACGCCAATCCATCGTGCAAGACGCTGTCGCATGAGTGGATTGATGAATACGCACAGCGAATTCCAGATGCTTCAACAGCGCAGCCAGCTAGCGAGCCAGGCCAAGATGAGCAGATGCCTCCACCTGAACCCAATGCAATCCAACTAAAGGCTCTTGAAGCACTATCAGACTCACGGCAGCAGGGGTATCGACGGGGGCTAGTCGTCTTAGCAACAGGGCTCGGAAAAACCTGGTTGTCTGCCTTTGATAGCCAGCAAATAAACGCCAAGCGAGTGCTTTTCGTCGCTCATAGAGAGGAGATTCTCAAGCAGGCAGAGGAGACTTTCGTCAGGATTCGGCCCGATGTAAAAGTCGGACGCTACAATGGTAAAGAGAAAGAACTAAACGTAGATATGCTGTTCGCCTCTGTTCAAACATTGGGACGGGCCAGCCACCTTAACCTCTTTGATCGAGGACACTTCGATTACATAGTCGTTGATGAATTTCATCATGCCGCAGCTAGTACCTACCGCAAGTTGCTAGTTCATTTTGAGCCTAGGTTTCTCTTAGGGCTTACAGCCACACCTGAGCGAACTGATCAGTCAGATATTCTGGCCCTGTGCGATGACAACCTTATTTACACAAAAGACCTATTCTATGGCATCGAAACCAAGCTTTTGTGTCCGTTTACCTACTTCGGTATTGCTGATGAAGTGAACTACCAAGAGATTACATGGCGCAACGGCAAGTTCGACCCCCAGCAGTTGGAAAACCAACTGGCAACTAATGCCCGAGCAAGGCATAACTTCAGACACTGGCAAGAGAAGCACCAGAGTCGAACGCTCGCGTTTTGCATATCCAAAAAGCATGCAGATTTTATGGCGGACTACTTCAATCGCCAAGGCATCGATTCGGCTGCAGTTCACTCAGACTCAGACATGCGTCGCAACGAGGCATTGTCTTTGCTGGAACAGGGAAGATTGCAGGTCATATTCTCGGTAGACCTATTTAATGAGGGCGTTGATCTCCCAGCGATAGATACCGTACTGATGCTAAGGCCGACCGAATCAAAGATTATTTTCCTACAGCAGCTGGGTCGTGGACTTAGAAACAGCGCTGGAACTGGCAAAGAAAGATTGGTGGTTCTGGATTTCATCGGCAACCATGTCAGCTTTTTCAGAAAACCCGAAGCGCTGTTCAACGTGGGTGTCACGACTAAGGATCGCAAAGCCTTCATCGAGGATATAAGGGTAGAAAACCTGAATTTGCCTGCGGGTTGTTTTGTAAACTACGATCTGGAGTCGATAGACTTCATGGAGCAGTTGGTCTCAACCAAAGGGGACCTTCAGGTTGAAATCTATCGAAATCTGAAGGAATCATTGGGTAGAAGGCCCTCATTAGCTGAGTTCTATCGTGTAGGGGGTAGTGCAGGTACGATCCGCAGGGATTTTGGGCAATGGTTTGCGTTCCTGAAAGATGAGAAAGACCTTGCAGAAAGCGAAATAGAATGCCTCTCAACGTATGAGGATTTCTTGAGGGAGCTAGAAACAACCACGTTGGTGAAGTCCTTTAAGCTTGTGCTACTTGAAGCGCTTATTGAGTTAGATGGTTTTTCCAACCCGCCTGCGATAGCAGCTTTAGCGGTAAAGAGCTTTGATATTCTTCAGCGGCGCCGAATGTTACTGTCTGATTTGCCCGAGAAATATCGACAGATTTCAGAGATATCTCAAGATCACGATAAAGGATGGCTTAAGTACTGGTCTAGTAACCCTATCAATGCCTGGATAGGAGGGAATGCTTCTAGTGCAACAGCATACTTCCAGATAGAAAATGACGTTTTTCGCTTTCGGCACCCCATAGCGCAAAGTCACATGGTTACATTTGTTGAGATGGTGCAAGAGCTAGTTGATTTCCGCTTTAGGCAGTACGAATCTCGTATCGAGCAGCAAACACCTGGTGCGCCAGTGCTAGATCTAGGCACGGCATCGGTAGAAGTTCCGTTCTTCACAGACTTAAAAGTTGCTTGTGGGCATTTTAGGAAAAGCCCACACGACAGCACTAATATTGATTATCGACCCTTGCCCTCAGCGTATGGCGCATTAGACCCTGCGACGCATTTCATTGCTCAGGCCTCTGGGAACTCAATGAATGGCGGTGATCACCCAATTAGGAATGGTGATTATCTTCTTTTCGAGCTTTTGCCACCCGGCGGCGATCCTAGCCAACTAATGTCACATGAGATACGTGAACCGAGTGCGAAAGATTCAGGGCTTGCTGAGTTTGGAACGGTCATCGCCGAGAATCGAAAAGGTTACGGTAATGAATTCTTAGTTCGCAATGTAGAAACGACAATTAGCGGCGACATCGTCCTTGCTGCCCAAAACCCTAGCTATCCAGAAATGCCGCTGACACCAGAGATCGCGCTGGTGGCGCGACTAAAGGGTGTTATCGATAAACTAGAGCTACAG
Coding sequences within it:
- a CDS encoding DUF3427 domain-containing protein, with protein sequence MSRFPETALTVGGDNPFLPSLLEAINHADDIAIAIAFIRMTGVRLIQTALEDALERGARVRMLTGDYLGVTDPQALRYLMLLQEQGADVKVFESQGKTSFHMKAYLFSRSGTGKGIEGCAFIGSSNLSHSALVSGLEWNLKVDQAEDYDRFARILSEYETLYANPSCKTLSHEWIDEYAQRIPDASTAQPASEPGQDEQMPPPEPNAIQLKALEALSDSRQQGYRRGLVVLATGLGKTWLSAFDSQQINAKRVLFVAHREEILKQAEETFVRIRPDVKVGRYNGKEKELNVDMLFASVQTLGRASHLNLFDRGHFDYIVVDEFHHAAASTYRKLLVHFEPRFLLGLTATPERTDQSDILALCDDNLIYTKDLFYGIETKLLCPFTYFGIADEVNYQEITWRNGKFDPQQLENQLATNARARHNFRHWQEKHQSRTLAFCISKKHADFMADYFNRQGIDSAAVHSDSDMRRNEALSLLEQGRLQVIFSVDLFNEGVDLPAIDTVLMLRPTESKIIFLQQLGRGLRNSAGTGKERLVVLDFIGNHVSFFRKPEALFNVGVTTKDRKAFIEDIRVENLNLPAGCFVNYDLESIDFMEQLVSTKGDLQVEIYRNLKESLGRRPSLAEFYRVGGSAGTIRRDFGQWFAFLKDEKDLAESEIECLSTYEDFLRELETTTLVKSFKLVLLEALIELDGFSNPPAIAALAVKSFDILQRRRMLLSDLPEKYRQISEISQDHDKGWLKYWSSNPINAWIGGNASSATAYFQIENDVFRFRHPIAQSHMVTFVEMVQELVDFRFRQYESRIEQQTPGAPVLDLGTASVEVPFFTDLKVACGHFRKSPHDSTNIDYRPLPSAYGALDPATHFIAQASGNSMNGGDHPIRNGDYLLFELLPPGGDPSQLMSHEIREPSAKDSGLAEFGTVIAENRKGYGNEFLVRNVETTISGDIVLAAQNPSYPEMPLTPEIALVARLKGVIDKLELQLHQSFMRADIPPLFGLEFNKAIWETGHVCPRNTNYQILLVTLNKQGKNKSEQYHDYFMDGNTFHWQSQNSTGPTGKRGKGIVGHRAQGSHVHLFVRKNKLQDGKAAPFTYCGQVDYQGHASEKPMNVTWVLQTPLSESLYSYFTG
- a CDS encoding NUDIX domain-containing protein; this translates as MAKSKLNSATKKIIDVTAAVIVKDSKVLAARRAPGKHLEGYWEFPGGKLEENETPERCLERELVEELSISSRVGAYIGESVYDYGEKVVRLLGYEVEHTAGKFELVDHDEIRWLEIDQLADVKWAPADIPLVEQYEARSRVVGYYSTNAIEYCEETSEFDVGDLYRPFLEYLSPGDHILDLGCGSGRDSKAFREMGYDVTSVDGSAEVSAWASAFTGYPVAVKSFQQLDYKMEFDGVWASASLLHCHEDQLRDVIQRILDGLKRKSVAYMSFKWGKSHSVDGRGRYFTNHTDQSLRQLLGNVSNAEILEVWDSEMILRGESQKWIYAIIRRCGDQE